In Triticum aestivum cultivar Chinese Spring chromosome 5B, IWGSC CS RefSeq v2.1, whole genome shotgun sequence, the following proteins share a genomic window:
- the LOC123113689 gene encoding tryptophan synthase alpha chain, whose protein sequence is MAFALKASPSMSSTATSLSHPMRQRHAAAVPVATRRGRLVVRAVAAVTAPAPAARRASQSAAGERGLSVAEAMSRVKANGKTAFIPYITAADPDLATTAEALRLLDSLGPDVIELGMPFSDPSFDGPVIQASAARALAAGATTDAVMSMLKEVTPELSCPVVIFSYFNPIVRRGTGNFAAAAKEAGVKGLIIPDLPYDEIHGFRKETAENKLELILLTTPATPLERMKEITKASEGFVYLVSVVGVTGARATVNPRVKDLLQEIRQVTDKAVAVGFGISTLEHVSQIAGWSADGVIIGSAMVKQLGEANSPKEGLNRLEVYARSLKNALP, encoded by the exons ATGGCTTTCGCGCTCAAGGCGTCCCCCTCCATGTCCTCCACGGCTACGTCGCTGAGCCACCCGATGCGCCAACGGCATGCGGCAGCCGTGCCGGTGGCCACGCGGCGGGGCAGGCTTGTGGTCCGGGCGGTCGCGGCGGTGACCGCGCCCGCGCCTGCTGCGAGGCGCGCGTCGCAGTCCGCGGCCGGCGAGCGCGGCCTTTCGGTGGCGGAGGCCATGTCTCGGGTCAAGGCGAATGGCAAG ACGGCGTTTATCCCGTACatcaccgccgccgaccccgacctgGCAACCACGGCGGAGGCGCTCAGGCTCCTCGACTCGCTCGGCCCCGACGTCATCGAGCTCGGCATGCCCTTCTCAGACCCCTCCTTCGACGGGCCGGTGATCCAGGCCTCCGCGGCGCGGGCGTTGGCCGCCGGCGCGACCACGGACGCCGTGATGTCGATGCTCAAGGAGGTGACGCCGGAGCTGTCCTGCCCCGTGGTCATCTTCTCTTATTTCAACCCCATTGTGCGCCGTGGGACGGGGAACTTTGCTGCCGCTGCCAAAGAAGCCGGTGTCAAAG GTCTTATCATACCTGACCTTCCATACGACGAGATACACGGTTTTAGGAAAGAAACCGCCGAGAACAAACTAGAACTG ATTCTCCTTACAACACCAGCTACACCATTAGAGAGGATGAAAGAaatcacaaaagcttcagaagggttTGTTTACCTT GTAAGTGTCGTTGGAGTTACAGGAGCCCGGGCAACGGTAAACCCACGTGTCAAGGATCTTCTTCAGGAGATTAGACAG GTCACTGACAAGGCAGTGGCGGTCGGCTTTGGCATATCAACCCTGGAACATGTTAGCCAG ATTGCTGGTTGGAGTGCAGATGGAGTGATCATTGGCAGTGCAATGGTGAAACAGTTGGGTGAAGCAAATTCTCCAAAAGAAGGATTAAATAGGCTAGAAGTATATGCCAGAAGTTTGAAGAATGCACTCCCATGA